In Nymphaea colorata isolate Beijing-Zhang1983 chromosome 5, ASM883128v2, whole genome shotgun sequence, one genomic interval encodes:
- the LOC116255295 gene encoding uncharacterized protein LOC116255295, producing the protein MFTNDARQLGRTGKYGTPRERYLQELVTQFQKASDEESKEKIVAHLANFAYDPYNYDFLRRLNVMELFLDCITEPNEKLIEFGVGGICNACVDPSNAQMIVQSGGIPLIIQCLSSPVKNTVNYALAALYYLCDPGTKTEILKPEVIELIRRYSKAEAVNVTFSNLAKAFLERHVDGS; encoded by the exons ATGTTCACCAACGATGCCAGGCAACTAGGGCGCACAGGAAAGTATGGGACCCCAAGAGAACGGTACCTTCAG GAATTAGTCACACAGTTTCAAAAGGCATCTGATGAAG AATCCAAAGAAAAGATTGTTGCACATTTGGCGAATTTTGCCTACGACCCATATAACTATGACTTTCTTCGTAGG CTCAATGTTATGGAGCTATTTCTGGACTGCATCACTGAACCAAATGAAAAGCTGATAGAGTTCGGAGTTGGTGGCATTTGCAATGCTTGTGTCG ACCCCTCGAATGCACAGATGATAGTGCAGTCTGGAGGGATCCCCCTGATTATACAATGTCTATCAAGTCCAGTGAAAAACACA gTTAATTATGCTCTTGCTGCTCTGTATTATCTATGCGATCCAGGTACTAAAACAGAGATTTTGAAGCCTGAAGTTATTGAACTAATCAGACGATATTCGAAGGCAGAGGCAGTGAATGTTACTTTCAGCAACCTCGCGAAAGCATTTTTGGAGAGACATGTTGACGGATCGTAG